A region from the Benincasa hispida cultivar B227 chromosome 8, ASM972705v1, whole genome shotgun sequence genome encodes:
- the LOC120082960 gene encoding ATP-dependent zinc metalloprotease FTSH 9, chloroplastic isoform X3, whose protein sequence is MSSVESLSPVIRTKFHLDSNCNLRCWNGLGFFCCKSRVYHQNSNRFVPNSVPFPSVKLYRLAPSKNSDRFNLWGGLAGNFRSRNIKICANGRDSDPTGGSGEKSEAKPSETQGVSNNTTNSGSSSNRRREKQGKGGGWWWSKGGKWRWQPIVQAQEIGILLLQLGIVIFVMRLLRPGIPLPGSEPRTPTTFVSVPYSDFLSKINSNNVQKVEVDGVHIMFKLKSEPGTQESEVISGSKLQESDSLIRSVNPTKRVVYTTTRPSDIKTPYDKMLENAVEFGSPDKRSNGFLNSALIALFYVAVLAGLLHRFPVTFSQHTAGQIRNRKSGGSGGTKVSEQGESITFADVAGVDEAKEELEEIVEFLRNPDRYIRLGARPPRGVLLVGLPGTGKTLLAKAVAGEAEVPFISCSASEFVELYVGMGASRVRDLFARAKKEAPSIIFIDEIDAVAKSRDGKFRIVSNDEREQTLNQLLTEMDGFDSNSAVIVLGATNRSDVLDPALRRPGRFDRVVMVETPDRTGREAILKVHVTKKELPLAADVNLSDIASMTTGFTGADLANLVNEAALLAGRQNKIVVEKDDFIQAVERSIAGIEKKTAKLQGSEKTVVARHEVGHAVVGTAVANLLPGQPRVEVLKL, encoded by the exons ATGTCATCGGTAGAGTCTTTAAGTCCGGTAATTCGAACCAAGTTTCATCTGGATTCGAATTGTAATCTTCGTTGTTGGAATGGATTAGGGTTTTTCTGTTGTAAATCGAGGGTATATCACCAGAATTCAAACCGTTTTGTTCCGAATTCAGTGCCCTTTCCCTCTGTAAAGTTGTATAGATTAGCGCCTTCGAAAAATTCGGATAGATTTAATCTTTGGGGAGGTTTAGCGGGAAATTTCAGGTCGAGGAATATCAAGATATGTGCAAATGGTAGGGATAGTGATCCCACAGGTGGTTCAGGGGAGAAGAGTGAAGCAAAACCAAGCGAAACTCAGGGAGTGAGTAACAACACGACGAATTCTGGTTCTTCGTCGAACCGGAGGAGGGAGAAGCAGGGAAAAGGAGGAGGTTGGTGGTGGTCTAAAGGTGGAAAATGGCGGTGGCAGCCTATTGTTCAGGCCCAAGAGATTGGAATTTTGCTTCTGCAGCTAGGAATTGTGATTTTTGTTATGCGGTTGCTTCGCCCCGGGATTCCATTACCAGGGTCCGAGCCGAGGACACCGACGACATTTGTAAGCGTCCCTTACAGTGACTTCTTAAGCAAGATCAACAGTAACAACGTGCAGAAGGTTGAAGTTGATGGGGTGCACATCATGTTTAAGTTGAAGTCTGAACCAGGGACTCAGGAAAGTGAAGTCATTAGTGGAAGCAAGCTGCAGGAATCAGATTCATTGATAAGAAGTGTTAATCCGACTAAAAGAGTAGTTTATACAACTACGAGGCCAAGTGATATTAAAACTCCTTATGATAAGATGCTTGAAAATGCAGTGGAATTTGGGTCACCAGATAAGCGGTCAAATGGATTCTTGAACTCTGCATTG ATAGCTTTGTTCTATGTTGCTGTGCTTGCTGGGCTTCTCCATCGGTTTCCTGTAACCTTTTCACAG CATACAGCTGGTCAAATTAGGAACCGTAAGTCTGGGGGTTCTGGGGGGACAAAAGTCTCTGAACAAGGTGAATCAATTACTTTTGCTGATGTGGCTGGTGTTGATGAGGCTAAAGAGGAGTTAGAAGAAATCGTG GAATTTTTGAGGAATCCGGATAGGTATATTCGACTTGGTGCTCGGCCTCCTCGAGGTGTCCTTCTG GTGGGTCTACCAGGGACAGGTAAGACTCTTTTAGCGAAGGCAGTCGCTGGGGAAGCTGAAGTGCCCTTTATAAGTTGTTCTGCTAGTGAATTTGTAGAACTATATGTTGGCATGGGTGCATCTCGTGTGAGAGATCTCTTTGCACGGGCAAAGAAAGAGGCACCATCAATCATCTTTATCGATGAG ATCGATGCTGTAGCAAAAAGTCGTGATGGTAAATTCCGTATTGTCAGCAATGACGAGAGGGAGCAGACTTTGAATCAGTTGCTTACT GAGATGGATGGGTTTGACAGCAATTCTGCTGTCATTGTTCTTGGTGCTACCAATCGATCAGATGTCTTAGATCCTGCTCTTCGCCGACCTGGAAGATTTGATCGTGTTGTTATG GTGGAAACACCTGATAGAACTGGAAGGGAGGCAATTTTGAAAGTACATGTCACCAAGAAAGAGCTCCCCCTTGCGGCTGATGTCAACCTCAGTGATATTGCTTCTATGACCACAGGCTTTACAGG GGCAGATCTTGCAAACCTGGTTAATGAAGCTGCTCTTTTGGCTGGAAGACAGAACAAAATTGTGGTGGAAAAAGATGATTTTATTCAAGCAGTGGAGAGATCGATAGCT GGCATAGAGAAGAAGACTGCCAAATTGCAAGGAAGTGAGAAGACTGTAGTTGCACGACATGAGGTTGGTCATGCAGTTGTAGGCACAGCTGTTGCGAATCTTCTACCTGGACAGCCACGTGTAGAG GTACTAAAACTCTAG
- the LOC120082960 gene encoding ATP-dependent zinc metalloprotease FTSH 9, chloroplastic isoform X1: MSSVESLSPVIRTKFHLDSNCNLRCWNGLGFFCCKSRVYHQNSNRFVPNSVPFPSVKLYRLAPSKNSDRFNLWGGLAGNFRSRNIKICANGRDSDPTGGSGEKSEAKPSETQGVSNNTTNSGSSSNRRREKQGKGGGWWWSKGGKWRWQPIVQAQEIGILLLQLGIVIFVMRLLRPGIPLPGSEPRTPTTFVSVPYSDFLSKINSNNVQKVEVDGVHIMFKLKSEPGTQESEVISGSKLQESDSLIRSVNPTKRVVYTTTRPSDIKTPYDKMLENAVEFGSPDKRSNGFLNSALIALFYVAVLAGLLHRFPVTFSQHTAGQIRNRKSGGSGGTKVSEQGESITFADVAGVDEAKEELEEIVEFLRNPDRYIRLGARPPRGVLLVGLPGTGKTLLAKAVAGEAEVPFISCSASEFVELYVGMGASRVRDLFARAKKEAPSIIFIDEIDAVAKSRDGKFRIVSNDEREQTLNQLLTEMDGFDSNSAVIVLGATNRSDVLDPALRRPGRFDRVVMVETPDRTGREAILKVHVTKKELPLAADVNLSDIASMTTGFTGADLANLVNEAALLAGRQNKIVVEKDDFIQAVERSIAGIEKKTAKLQGSEKTVVARHEVGHAVVGTAVANLLPGQPRVEKLSILPRSGGALGFTYIPPTNEDRYLLFIDELRGRLVTLLGGRAAEEVAFSGRISTGALDDIRRATDMAYKAVAEYGLNQTIGPVSMATLSGGGIDESGGAAPWGRDQQGHLVDLVQREVKSLLQSALEIALSVVRANPAVLEGLGAHLEENEKVEGEELQQWLRMVVAPKELTIFVRGKQESLLPVQSVNSAPAS; this comes from the exons ATGTCATCGGTAGAGTCTTTAAGTCCGGTAATTCGAACCAAGTTTCATCTGGATTCGAATTGTAATCTTCGTTGTTGGAATGGATTAGGGTTTTTCTGTTGTAAATCGAGGGTATATCACCAGAATTCAAACCGTTTTGTTCCGAATTCAGTGCCCTTTCCCTCTGTAAAGTTGTATAGATTAGCGCCTTCGAAAAATTCGGATAGATTTAATCTTTGGGGAGGTTTAGCGGGAAATTTCAGGTCGAGGAATATCAAGATATGTGCAAATGGTAGGGATAGTGATCCCACAGGTGGTTCAGGGGAGAAGAGTGAAGCAAAACCAAGCGAAACTCAGGGAGTGAGTAACAACACGACGAATTCTGGTTCTTCGTCGAACCGGAGGAGGGAGAAGCAGGGAAAAGGAGGAGGTTGGTGGTGGTCTAAAGGTGGAAAATGGCGGTGGCAGCCTATTGTTCAGGCCCAAGAGATTGGAATTTTGCTTCTGCAGCTAGGAATTGTGATTTTTGTTATGCGGTTGCTTCGCCCCGGGATTCCATTACCAGGGTCCGAGCCGAGGACACCGACGACATTTGTAAGCGTCCCTTACAGTGACTTCTTAAGCAAGATCAACAGTAACAACGTGCAGAAGGTTGAAGTTGATGGGGTGCACATCATGTTTAAGTTGAAGTCTGAACCAGGGACTCAGGAAAGTGAAGTCATTAGTGGAAGCAAGCTGCAGGAATCAGATTCATTGATAAGAAGTGTTAATCCGACTAAAAGAGTAGTTTATACAACTACGAGGCCAAGTGATATTAAAACTCCTTATGATAAGATGCTTGAAAATGCAGTGGAATTTGGGTCACCAGATAAGCGGTCAAATGGATTCTTGAACTCTGCATTG ATAGCTTTGTTCTATGTTGCTGTGCTTGCTGGGCTTCTCCATCGGTTTCCTGTAACCTTTTCACAG CATACAGCTGGTCAAATTAGGAACCGTAAGTCTGGGGGTTCTGGGGGGACAAAAGTCTCTGAACAAGGTGAATCAATTACTTTTGCTGATGTGGCTGGTGTTGATGAGGCTAAAGAGGAGTTAGAAGAAATCGTG GAATTTTTGAGGAATCCGGATAGGTATATTCGACTTGGTGCTCGGCCTCCTCGAGGTGTCCTTCTG GTGGGTCTACCAGGGACAGGTAAGACTCTTTTAGCGAAGGCAGTCGCTGGGGAAGCTGAAGTGCCCTTTATAAGTTGTTCTGCTAGTGAATTTGTAGAACTATATGTTGGCATGGGTGCATCTCGTGTGAGAGATCTCTTTGCACGGGCAAAGAAAGAGGCACCATCAATCATCTTTATCGATGAG ATCGATGCTGTAGCAAAAAGTCGTGATGGTAAATTCCGTATTGTCAGCAATGACGAGAGGGAGCAGACTTTGAATCAGTTGCTTACT GAGATGGATGGGTTTGACAGCAATTCTGCTGTCATTGTTCTTGGTGCTACCAATCGATCAGATGTCTTAGATCCTGCTCTTCGCCGACCTGGAAGATTTGATCGTGTTGTTATG GTGGAAACACCTGATAGAACTGGAAGGGAGGCAATTTTGAAAGTACATGTCACCAAGAAAGAGCTCCCCCTTGCGGCTGATGTCAACCTCAGTGATATTGCTTCTATGACCACAGGCTTTACAGG GGCAGATCTTGCAAACCTGGTTAATGAAGCTGCTCTTTTGGCTGGAAGACAGAACAAAATTGTGGTGGAAAAAGATGATTTTATTCAAGCAGTGGAGAGATCGATAGCT GGCATAGAGAAGAAGACTGCCAAATTGCAAGGAAGTGAGAAGACTGTAGTTGCACGACATGAGGTTGGTCATGCAGTTGTAGGCACAGCTGTTGCGAATCTTCTACCTGGACAGCCACGTGTAGAG AAATTGAGCATACTACCAAGGTCAGGAGGGGCACTTGGGTTTACCTATATTCCTCCAACAAATGAAGATAGATATTTGCTCTTCATTGATGAACTGCGTGGCCGTTTGGTTACACTTCTGGGAGGACGTGCAGCAGAAGAAGTAGCCTTTTCAGGTCGTATTTCAACTGGTGCACTTGATGATATCAGACGAGCAACTGACATGGCATACAAAGCAGTGGCTGAGTATGGTCTGAACCAAACAATAGGCCCTGTGTCCATGGCAACACTTTCTGGTGGCGGGATCGATGAGTCTGGGGGAGCTGCCCCTTGGGGAAGGGACCAG CAGGGCCATCTTGTTGATCTTGTTCAAAGAGAGGTTAAATCATTGCTACAATCTGCTCTCGAGATTGCACTTTCAGTTGTGCGTGCAAACCCAGCTGTCTTGGAAGGGCTTGGTGCGCATTTAGAAG AAAATGAAAAAGTAGAAGGTGAAGAACTACAACAGTGGTTGAGAATGGTGGTTGCACCAAAAGAATTGACCATCTTCGTAAGAGGCAAGCAAGAATCCCTTCTCCCAGTACAGTCAGTGAACTCAGCCCCAGCTTCATAG
- the LOC120082960 gene encoding ATP-dependent zinc metalloprotease FTSH 9, chloroplastic isoform X2, protein MSSVESLSPVIRTKFHLDSNCNLRCWNGLGFFCCKSRVYHQNSNRFVPNSVPFPSVKLYRLAPSKNSDRFNLWGGLAGNFRSRNIKICANGRDSDPTGGSGEKSEAKPSETQGVSNNTTNSGSSSNRRREKQGKGGGWWWSKGGKWRWQPIVQAQEIGILLLQLGIVIFVMRLLRPGIPLPGSEPRTPTTFVSVPYSDFLSKINSNNVQKVEVDGVHIMFKLKSEPGTQESEVISGSKLQESDSLIRSVNPTKRVVYTTTRPSDIKTPYDKMLENAVEFGSPDKRSNGFLNSALIALFYVAVLAGLLHRFPVTFSQHTAGQIRNRKSGGSGGTKVSEQGESITFADVAGVDEAKEELEEIVEFLRNPDRYIRLGARPPRGVLLVGLPGTGKTLLAKAVAGEAEVPFISCSASEFVELYVGMGASRVRDLFARAKKEAPSIIFIDEIDAVAKSRDGKFRIVSNDEREQTLNQLLTEMDGFDSNSAVIVLGATNRSDVLDPALRRPGRFDRVVMVETPDRTGREAILKVHVTKKELPLAADVNLSDIASMTTGFTGADLANLVNEAALLAGRQNKIVVEKDDFIQAVERSIAGIEKKTAKLQGSEKTVVARHEVGHAVVGTAVANLLPGQPRVEKLSILPRSGGALGFTYIPPTNEDRYLLFIDELRGRLVTLLGGRAAEEVAFSGRISTGALDDIRRATDMAYKAVAEYGLNQTIGPVSMATLSGGGIDESGGAAPWGRDQGHLVDLVQREVKSLLQSALEIALSVVRANPAVLEGLGAHLEENEKVEGEELQQWLRMVVAPKELTIFVRGKQESLLPVQSVNSAPAS, encoded by the exons ATGTCATCGGTAGAGTCTTTAAGTCCGGTAATTCGAACCAAGTTTCATCTGGATTCGAATTGTAATCTTCGTTGTTGGAATGGATTAGGGTTTTTCTGTTGTAAATCGAGGGTATATCACCAGAATTCAAACCGTTTTGTTCCGAATTCAGTGCCCTTTCCCTCTGTAAAGTTGTATAGATTAGCGCCTTCGAAAAATTCGGATAGATTTAATCTTTGGGGAGGTTTAGCGGGAAATTTCAGGTCGAGGAATATCAAGATATGTGCAAATGGTAGGGATAGTGATCCCACAGGTGGTTCAGGGGAGAAGAGTGAAGCAAAACCAAGCGAAACTCAGGGAGTGAGTAACAACACGACGAATTCTGGTTCTTCGTCGAACCGGAGGAGGGAGAAGCAGGGAAAAGGAGGAGGTTGGTGGTGGTCTAAAGGTGGAAAATGGCGGTGGCAGCCTATTGTTCAGGCCCAAGAGATTGGAATTTTGCTTCTGCAGCTAGGAATTGTGATTTTTGTTATGCGGTTGCTTCGCCCCGGGATTCCATTACCAGGGTCCGAGCCGAGGACACCGACGACATTTGTAAGCGTCCCTTACAGTGACTTCTTAAGCAAGATCAACAGTAACAACGTGCAGAAGGTTGAAGTTGATGGGGTGCACATCATGTTTAAGTTGAAGTCTGAACCAGGGACTCAGGAAAGTGAAGTCATTAGTGGAAGCAAGCTGCAGGAATCAGATTCATTGATAAGAAGTGTTAATCCGACTAAAAGAGTAGTTTATACAACTACGAGGCCAAGTGATATTAAAACTCCTTATGATAAGATGCTTGAAAATGCAGTGGAATTTGGGTCACCAGATAAGCGGTCAAATGGATTCTTGAACTCTGCATTG ATAGCTTTGTTCTATGTTGCTGTGCTTGCTGGGCTTCTCCATCGGTTTCCTGTAACCTTTTCACAG CATACAGCTGGTCAAATTAGGAACCGTAAGTCTGGGGGTTCTGGGGGGACAAAAGTCTCTGAACAAGGTGAATCAATTACTTTTGCTGATGTGGCTGGTGTTGATGAGGCTAAAGAGGAGTTAGAAGAAATCGTG GAATTTTTGAGGAATCCGGATAGGTATATTCGACTTGGTGCTCGGCCTCCTCGAGGTGTCCTTCTG GTGGGTCTACCAGGGACAGGTAAGACTCTTTTAGCGAAGGCAGTCGCTGGGGAAGCTGAAGTGCCCTTTATAAGTTGTTCTGCTAGTGAATTTGTAGAACTATATGTTGGCATGGGTGCATCTCGTGTGAGAGATCTCTTTGCACGGGCAAAGAAAGAGGCACCATCAATCATCTTTATCGATGAG ATCGATGCTGTAGCAAAAAGTCGTGATGGTAAATTCCGTATTGTCAGCAATGACGAGAGGGAGCAGACTTTGAATCAGTTGCTTACT GAGATGGATGGGTTTGACAGCAATTCTGCTGTCATTGTTCTTGGTGCTACCAATCGATCAGATGTCTTAGATCCTGCTCTTCGCCGACCTGGAAGATTTGATCGTGTTGTTATG GTGGAAACACCTGATAGAACTGGAAGGGAGGCAATTTTGAAAGTACATGTCACCAAGAAAGAGCTCCCCCTTGCGGCTGATGTCAACCTCAGTGATATTGCTTCTATGACCACAGGCTTTACAGG GGCAGATCTTGCAAACCTGGTTAATGAAGCTGCTCTTTTGGCTGGAAGACAGAACAAAATTGTGGTGGAAAAAGATGATTTTATTCAAGCAGTGGAGAGATCGATAGCT GGCATAGAGAAGAAGACTGCCAAATTGCAAGGAAGTGAGAAGACTGTAGTTGCACGACATGAGGTTGGTCATGCAGTTGTAGGCACAGCTGTTGCGAATCTTCTACCTGGACAGCCACGTGTAGAG AAATTGAGCATACTACCAAGGTCAGGAGGGGCACTTGGGTTTACCTATATTCCTCCAACAAATGAAGATAGATATTTGCTCTTCATTGATGAACTGCGTGGCCGTTTGGTTACACTTCTGGGAGGACGTGCAGCAGAAGAAGTAGCCTTTTCAGGTCGTATTTCAACTGGTGCACTTGATGATATCAGACGAGCAACTGACATGGCATACAAAGCAGTGGCTGAGTATGGTCTGAACCAAACAATAGGCCCTGTGTCCATGGCAACACTTTCTGGTGGCGGGATCGATGAGTCTGGGGGAGCTGCCCCTTGGGGAAGGGACCAG GGCCATCTTGTTGATCTTGTTCAAAGAGAGGTTAAATCATTGCTACAATCTGCTCTCGAGATTGCACTTTCAGTTGTGCGTGCAAACCCAGCTGTCTTGGAAGGGCTTGGTGCGCATTTAGAAG AAAATGAAAAAGTAGAAGGTGAAGAACTACAACAGTGGTTGAGAATGGTGGTTGCACCAAAAGAATTGACCATCTTCGTAAGAGGCAAGCAAGAATCCCTTCTCCCAGTACAGTCAGTGAACTCAGCCCCAGCTTCATAG